GGTCGAGGTGTGCTCCGCCGGCGTGCTGCTGGCCGGCACCCCCGAGCACCAGACCACGTGGATGAGCCACGGCGACGCCGTGCACGAGGCGCCCGCGGGCTTCGAGGTGCTCGCCACCTCGCCCGGCTCGCCCGTCGCCGCGTTCGAGGACGGTTCCCGCCGCCTCTACGGCGTGCAGTGGCACCCGGAGGTCAAGCACTCGGCGCACGGCCAGGCCGTGCTGGAGCACTTCCTCTACGAGGGCGCCGGCCTGGCGCCCGACTGGACGCCCGGCAACGTCATCGCCGACCAGGTGGCCGCGATCCGCGCCCAGGTGGGCGACTCCCGCGTCATCTGCGCGCTGTCCGGCGGCGTCGACTCGGCCGTCGCGGCCGCGCTCGTCCAGCGCGCCGTCGGCTCGCAGCTGACCTGCGTGCACGTCGACCACGGCCTCATGCGGGCGGGCGAGGTCGAGCAGATCGAGCGCGACTTCGTCGCCTCCACCGGTGTCAACCTCGTCATCCGCGACGAGAAGGAGCGGTTCCTCGCCGCCCTCGCCGGGCACTCCGACCCGGAGACGAAGCGCAAGATCATCGGCCGCGAGTTCATCCGCGTGTTCGAGGACGCCCAGCGCGACATCGTCGCCGACGCCGGCGCGCACGGCGAGGAGGTCAAGTTCCTCGTCCAGGGCACCCTGTACCCGGACGTCGTCGAGTCCGGCGGCGGCGAGGGCGCGGCCAACATCAAGAGCCACCACAACGTGGGCGGCCTGCCCGACGACCTCCAGTTCGAGCTCGTCGAGCCGCTGCGCACCCTGTTCAAGGACGAGGTCCGCGCGGTGGGGCGTGAGCTCGGCGTCCCCGAGGAGATCGTCGCCCGCCAGCCGTTCCCCGGCCCGGGCCTCGGCATCCGCATCGTCGGCGAGGTGACGGCCGAGCGGCTCGACATCCTGCGCCAGGCCGACGCCATCGCCCGCGAGGAGCTGACGAAGGCCGGCCTCGACGGCGAGATCTGGCAGTGCCCCGTCGTGCTGCTCGCGGACGTCCGCTCCGTCGGCGTCCAGGGCGACGGCCGCACCTACGGTCACCCGATCGTGCTGCGCCCCGTGTCGTCCGAGGACGCCATGACGGCCGACTGGACGCGCCTGCCCTACGACGTGCTGTCGGTCATCTCGACCCGCATCACCAACGAGGTCAGCGAGGTCAACCGGGTCGTGCTCGACGTGACGAGCAAGCCGCCGGGCACCATCGAGTGGGAGTGACCTCCCGCTCCCCGAGCACCGCGGCGCCCTGCGGAGCCGCCCACGCACGCCCGGCCGGGTCCACCCGGCCGGGCGTGCGTCGTCCCGGGACCCTGCGGACGTAGCCCCTGTTCGCAGCGCGGAATCGACCGTCACGGGCTACCTTGCTGAGTGAAGCACCTCACAGTTTCTTCACCAGCGACGAGAGGTATGAGCCATGTCGAGCACCGTCACTGTCCGTCCTCCGAAGGGTGCCCGGGGGATCGGGCTGTTCTCCGTCATCGTCGGCATCGTCCTCATCGTGGCGGGTGCCGTCGTGTGGGTCGTGGTGTCGCAGACGCTCGCCGACGAGCAGATCACCGTCTCCGAGGACGCGAGCTTCCTCGCGGGCGACGAGGTGGACGGGCCGTTCTCCGCGTTCGCCCAGGCCGAGGTGATCAACAAGCACGCGCTCGAGGCCTCGGGCGGCATGACCTACGCCGAGCTGGACCAGGAGGACCCGACCCGCGCCACCGTCATGAACGCGTCGTTCCTGCGGGCGTCGCTGTTCACGTCGGTCGTCGCGTTCGGCGTGTGCGCCCTCGTCATCGGGCTGGGCCTGATGTTCATCCTCATCGGCGTCGCGCTACGGCGGCTCGCCGGCGGGTCGGAGGTGTCCGTCGAGTCGCCGACGTACGCCTCCAGCGGCTCCATGTCGCAGCCCGCCGCAGCCCCGGTGGCCCCGGCCGCGCCTGCCGCCGCCCCCGCCGCTGCCGCCGCTCCGCCCGCCGCCCCCGGCGCCCCGCCGCGGCACTCGGCGGTCACCGGCGACGAGTCCACCACGGACGCCGGCACGCGCCCGACCGCACCGGGGACGACGCCCCCGGTCGAGCAGACCGAGCCGGTGGACCCGAACCGTCGCGAGGACGGCACCGACCGCACCTGAGCCCCGCGCGCGAACGGCCTGGACGCCACCGTGGTGACGTCCAGGCCGTTCGCGCGCGCCGGGCATCCGGCCGGGGCGTGCCGGTCAGTCGGCGGTGGGGCGGCGGCGCCGCCGGCGGGCCGCCCCCACCAGCGACCCGACGACCAGCAGCACGCCCGCGACGGCGAGCAGCAGGATCGTCGCGAGCTGGACGTCGATGGCGGCGCCCGCCGCCTGCGCGACCAGGCCCAGCCCGACCACCGCTACGACCAGGCCCCACACGACGGTGCTGGTCCGCGGGCCCGTGCTCACCAGCGGTGCCGTCGCCGTCGCGACCGGGGTCGTCGCGGCAGGTGTCGCAGGTGTCGCCGGGGCACCGCCGGCGTAGCCGGTGAACGCGTCCGCGGCAGGCGTGCCGGCGTCGGCGGAGACCGGCCGCGGCGGGTTCCACCGCTCCGGCTCCGGCTCCACGGACAGCGTCCGGGTGTCACCCGCCGCCTCGTCGCCCGCGCCGAGGACCTGCGTGTCCCCGGGTGCCGGCGCGGCGTCGGCGGGCAGGACCTGGGTGTCGCCCGGTCCGGCGTCGGGGGCGACGGCCTCCAGGAGCTGCGTGGACGGCGGCGGCTCCGGGGCCGATGCTGGCTCCTCGTCGGGCTCCCCGGCCTCGTCGACCGGCGCCGAGCCGTCGAGGGGCACGGTCTCCTCGCTCGTCGCCGTGTCGCCGTCGTGCGCCGCGCCGGCGGACGTGCCGGCCGGGCTCCCGGTGGACGCGTCAGCGGTGGGGGTGAGGTCCGCGTCGACGGTCTCCGGCGCGGTGGACGCCGGGTCGGCGTCCGGGTGCTCGGGCAGGTCGCGGGTCGGGTCGGTGCTCACTGGATCTCCTCGATGACGAGCTCTCCGGCGCGGGCGTCGACGTCGAGCAGCAGCACGACGCCTCCGTCGGACGCTTCGACGGTGCGGTAGGTGGCGGGCCCGCCGGTGAAACCGTTGACGGACAGGTACTGGTTGTCGACGTCCCACGCGAAGTGGCCCGCGTTGAGGTCGACGACGGCCTCGACGGCGACGCCGTCGGGGATCTGGACGACGGCGCGTCCGCCCGTCATCTCGACGGGCACGACCACCGGCGACCCCGGCTCGACACCGGCCAGGTCGAGCTCGGTGAGGTCGAGCGTGGCGTCGCCGAACTGGATGCGGTAGCCGCCGGCGGCGTCCTCGACCGTGCGGGGCGTCAGCTCGCCCTGCCCGAGGACGGTGCCCGACGAGGTGGCGACCTGCGGGCCGTCGACCCAGGACCAGTCGTCCCAGTCCCAGCGGTCGTGCGTGGCGGTGAAGGGCCACGTCACGGCCGCGGCGATCAGGCCGAGGACTGCCAGCGCGGTCAGCCCGCCGCCGCGTCGGCCGCGCAGGCCCGCGACGACGAGGCCACCGCCCAGCAGCACGAGCGTGCCGCCGAGCCACAGCGCCCACGCCGGGGCGGTGACACCGAGGACGACGGTGGCGGCGAGCATCCCCGCGCCGAGCAGCAGGGACAGGCCGACGACGACGCCCACGCTCGCGGCACCGGCCCGCGGCGTGCGGGGGCGGGGCGGGGGCGGCGGACCGACGGGCGGCAGGGGTGCGGCGGGAGGCGCCGGCGGGACGGTGCCGGCGTCCCACGGCTGGGTGCCGCGGTCCCGGTGGTGCCGGGGCCGGGCCTGCTGGTCGCCGGCCCACCCGGGGGCGGGGGCCGCGGGCGCCGACGGCTCGGCCACGTAGTGCGCGCGGGGCGCAGGGGTGAACGCCTCGGCCGCGTGGGTCGTGCGACCCGACGGCGCGTCAGCCGAGGCCACGGGAGGGTCCTGGAGGTCCGCCGTCCCGGGGGCGGCCGACGGCGTGGCGCCGGGGGTCCAGGCGGCAGGCGGCGGGCCGGTCGGTGACCAGTCCTGCGGGCGAGGTCCGGCGTCGCGTCGCCGCGAGCGGACCAGCCTGACGACGAGCCACACGACGGCGACCCAGAACGCGATCCACAGCAGCCCGACGACCCACTCGGCCGGGCCGCCCCACCAGGGCCAGCTGCCGCTCCAGGTGAGGCCGACGACCAGCATGATGCCGGCCCCGACGACGGCGACGTCGAACGTGCCGCGGAACGTCTCCTCCAGGTGGATGCGGCCGTCGGACCGCTCCGGCAGGAGCAGCCACGCCACGGCGTACAGCACCAGGCCGAGGCCGCCGAGGAACGCGCTGAGCACGAGCAGGCCACGCACGAGCAGCGGGTCGAGCCCGTAGCGCTCGCCGACCCCGGCGGCGACGCCGCCGATCCACCGGTCGTCGGAGCGGGCGACGCCCATGCGTCGCACGGAGTCGAAGAACTGGGCGCCGGCGGGGCGCCGTGGCGGGTTCTGCCCCGCCCCGGGCGGGACGCCGGGGTCGGAGGTCTCGTTCGTGGTCATGTCAGCATCATGTCGCCGGGCGCGCGGGCGCGGCATGGGGTGATGCCCTGAAACCGTCCCTGATTCGCCGGGGGTGACACCCTCAGGACCGCACCGTGGGGCCTCGGGGCGTGACACGATCGGAGCGTGACCAGCACCGACCGTCCCGCCCGCCTGCCGTGGCGCCGTCCTCGTGACGGCCGCCTGGTCGGCGGCGTCTGCGCGGGGCTGGCCGTGCACCTGGGGGTGGCCGCCTGGCAGGTGCGGGTCGTGCTCGCGCTGCTGACCCTCCTCGGGGGAGCCGGCGCCGTGCTGTACGTGTTCTGGTGGCTGACGGTCCCCGCCGGGGACCCGCACGACGCGGCCGCGCAGGTGCGGCCCCCTGCGGTGTCCCGGCTGGCGCCGCGGCTGCGCCGGGACGCGACGTCCGGGTCCGGGCTGTCCACGCGGGACGTCGTGGTGGGGGCGGTGCTGCTGGTGGGGGCGGCGCTCCTGCTGGCGGTGCGCGCCGGGTGGGACCTGCCCACCACGTGGCTGCCCCTGGCGGTGGTCGCGGGGGGCGCGGCGCTGGCGTGGAGCCAGCTCGACGCCGTGCAGCGGGCGCGCGAGGCACCGGCCTCCCGCACCGGCGTGCTGCTGCGGCTCGTCGGCGGCCTCGTCATCGTCACGGCGGGCGTCCTGCTGCTGTTCGCGCAGGGCACGCCGGGGCGCGAGCTGCTGACGGTCACCCTGGCGTCGCTCGCGGTGCTCATCGGGGTCGCGCTCGTGCTGGCCCCGTGGTGGTTGCGGCTGGTGCGCGAGCTCGGCGACGAGCGCGCGGCCCGCGCCCGCGAGGCGGAGCGCGCCGACATCGCCGCGCACCTGCACGACTCCGTGCTCCAGACCCTGTCCCTCATCCGGGCGCGCGCCGACGACGCCGAGGAGGTGGCCCGCATGGCGCGCGCCCAGGAGCGTGAGCTGCGGGAGTGGCTGTACGACGACCGGCCGCCCGCCGGGACCTCGCTCGCCGCCGAGCTGCGCACCCTCGTGGGGGAGGTGGAGGACGGCCGCGCCACCGAGTTCGAGACGGTGGTGGTGGGGGACTGCCCGCCCACGGAGGCGACCACCGCGCTGCTCCAGGCCACCCGGGAGGCCCTCGTGAACGCGGTCGTGCACGGCGCCGCTCCCGTGACCGTCTACCTGGAGGTCACCGACGCCGCCGCGGAGGTGTTCGTCCGGGACCGCGGTGACGGGTTCGCCATGGACGACGTCGCGCCCGACCGGTTCGGGGTGCGAGAGTCGATCCTGGGCCGCGTGCACCGTCGCGGCGGCACCGCCGAGGTCGTCTCCCGCCCCGGGTGGGGCACCGAGGTGCGACTGCGGATGCCGCGCACCGCCCGCAGCACGTCCAGCGCCGAGTCGCCCACGCCGGCGCCCACCGAAGGGACCCGACCATGACCGACCCCCGTCCGACCGGCCCCGTCACGACCGGCGCCCCCGTGCCCGTCGTCCTCGTGGACGACCACCACATGTTCCGCACCGGCGTGCGCGCCAGCCTCGACGCCCGCGTCGTCGTGGTCGGGGAGGCCGCGGACGTCGACGAGGCCGTCGCCGTCGTGCACGAGCACACGCCGCCGGTCGTGCTGCTCGACGTCCACCTGCCCGGCGGCAGCGGCGGCGGTGGCGCCGAGGTCGTGCGGCGCTGCGCGGACCTCACCGGCACCACCCGGTTCCTCGCCCTGTCGGTGTCCGACGCCGCGGAGGACGTGGTGGACGTCATCCGGGCCGGGGCGCGCGGCTACGTCACGAAGAACATCTCGGCGTCCGACCTGTCGGGCGCGGTGGTGCGGGTCGCGGGCGGCGACGCCGTGTTCTCGCCGCGACTGGCCGGGTTCGTCCTCGACGCGTTCGGCACGGCCGCGGGTGACGTCGCCGTCGCCGACGACGAGCTCGACCGCCTGTCCAAGCGGGAGCAGGAGGTCATGCGCCTCATCGCCCGCGGGTACACGTACCGCGAGGTCGCCGGGGACCTGTTCATCTCCGTCAAGACCGTCGAGACCCACGTGTCCGCCGTGCTGCGCAAGCTCCAGCTCTCCAACCGCAACGAGCTCACCCGGTGGGCCGCAGCGCGCCGACTCCTCTGACCGCCCTGCCGGAGGAACTGTTATCAGTGATAACGTCGAGGCATGGTCGATCTGCGGGTGGAGCGTGAGGAAGCGGGCCTGACCCAGGCTCGCCTGGCCGAGCTCGCCGGCATCGCGCCGTCGAACCTGTCCGCCTACGAGTCCGGGAAGCGGTCGGCCTCGCCCGCGATGATCGCGCGGATCCGCAGGGCGATGGTGCGCCCCTCGGACCGGCTGCAAGCCCACCGGGACGAGGTCGCCCGGATCATCGAGCGCAACGGTGGGCTCAACCCCCGGGTCTACGGGTCGGTGGCGCGTGGCGACGACACCCCGGCGAGCGACCTCGACCTCCTCGTGACCGTGCCGCCCGAGGCGGCCTGGACGTTCGTCTCCACGGCCCGCGAGCTCTCCGAGCTCCTCGGCGTCCACGTCGACGTGGTCAGTGACGGCGGGCTGAAGGAGAAGCACCAGCAGCTCCTCGACGAGGCCGTCCCGCTGTGACGCCACGCACCGAACGGCTGCTCCACGACCTCGTCGAGCACGCCGCCGCGGCCGCCCGCCTCGTCGACCGGGGCCGGCCCGCCTACGACGCCGACGAGATGCTGCGCTACGCGGCCGAGGACCTCCTCATCCGTCTGGGCGAGACGGTCGCGCGGATCGACCGGGACGACGACAGGTTCGTCGGGGCTCACCCCGGCCTGGAGCTGCGGCGCCTCAAGGACGCACGCAACCTCGTCGCCCACGGGTACGACATCGTGGACCCCGCCCTCGTCTGGTCGATCCTCGAGCACAACGTGCCCACCGTCGCCGAGCGGGTGCGGAGGCTGCTCGACGGTTCCGCCTGATCGCGCGCCTGTCGGTCCGCCGCGTCCCGGATGCCGTCCGTGAGCAGGTGACATGCAGTGCCGTCAGGTCCACGCCGCGGGATCATCGAAGGACGGTCTGCCTATCCGTGGTCACGCCGTCGCGCTCCCCGGTGAAGGAGAGCGCGAGGGTCCCGTCCAGGCGGACGTCGCGCTCTCCCTCCGGGAACCCCGGTAGCCGGGTCGCGTCGAGCAGACGCCGCAGGACGTCGGGCCCGGGTTCGGCGGGGTCGGCCTGGAGGACGAAGGGCGGGCCGCCCGCGAACCGTGGCGTGGGTGCCGCGAGCCGGACGACCTCCTCCGCGACGACGACCCCGGCGACGGCTTGCAGGGCGTAGAAGCCACGGGCCGTGCGGATCGTCGGCGTCTCCACGGGCTCGGCGACGAGCTCGCTGAGGACCACCGCCCGACCGACGTCGAGCCCGCCGTCCCTGGCGGCGGCGAGCACACGGGCGAGCGCGTCGGTCGACTCCGGTGTCGTCGTGCCGGGATCGTCCCGCGACTCCGCCCGCAGGGCAACCGGTGTCAGTCGGCGGCGACGCCCGCGGCAGCCCGGTAGCGGTCCACGACGATGCCGACCAGCTCGACGGGTGGCGCCTCGTCGGCGGGTAGCAGGGGAGCGGTGGTGACGTCGCCGCCGGCCTTCTCCGCGAGGGTCTGGAAGTAGCCGGGGGCGACGAGGTAGCTGGCGGTGACGATGCGGGCGCCCGGCCGGTCGGCGCGGACGGCGGCGACGACGTCGGGCAGCCGCGGCACGGCGTTGGCGATGTACCCGACGCGGACCTCGTGCCCGGTGCGCTCGGCGAGCAGGGCGCCGGTGCGCTCGCAGTCGGCGACGGCGCGGTCGTCGGACGACCCGGCGGCGGCGAGGACGACCACGTCGCCCGCCGCGAGCCCGGCAGCGCGCAGCCGCCGCTCCAGGAGGTCGACCAGCCGCTCGTCGGGGCCCAGGGCCCCCGCGAGGTGGACGCTCTGCCCCGCCTGCGTGGCGGCGTCGACGTCCTCGCGCAGGTCGACGTGGACGTGGAACCCGGCGGACAGCAGCAGGGGCACGATCACGGTCGCGGTGCCCGTCAGCGCGGCCAGGCAGGTGGGGACGTCGGGCTGCTGGACGTCGACGAACCCGCCGCGGACCGGGGCCTCGCCGTCCAGGCGGGCGGCGACGGCGTCGACGAGCCCGGCGACGGCTGCGGCGCCCGGCGCGGACGACGTGCCGTGCGAGATCGCGAGGAGGGTCGGGGCGGTCATGCCCGTCACGCTACGCCGCGCACCTGTCGCGGTGGTGTCGGTGGTGTGACGCCGTGTCACGGGGTGCTCACCGGGGTCTCGCCGGCGGTGTGAGCCGTCCAGCCCGGGGCGAGGCGCACGACGTCCCCGATGACGGTGACGGCGGGCGGGCGGACCTGCGCGGCGGCGGCGCGCTCGCCGATGTCGGCCAGCGTGCCGAACGTGGCGCGCTGACGCGGGCCGTACCCGTCCTCGACGACGGCGACGGGGGTGTCCGCGGGGCGTCCCGCGGCGACGAGCGCGGCCGCGGTCGTGGCGAGCCGGGTGACGCCCATGAGGAGCACGAGGGTGTGCTCGGGACCGCCGGGGACGTCGTCCACCGCCTCGTGCGCGGTGAGCACGCTGAACCCGGCGGCCACCTGGCGGTGCGTCACGGGAATGCCGACGGACGCGGGCACGGACACCGCGGACGTCACGCCCGGCACGACCTCGACCTCGACGCCCGCCGCGCGGCACGCGAGCACCTCCTCGCCGCCGCGGCCGAACACGTACGGGTCGCCACCCTTGAGCCGCACCACGTCCCGGCCCGCCAGGGCGTGCTCCACCAGGAGCTCGTTGATGCGTTCCTGGGGGACGGGGTGGTTGCCGGCGGTCTTGCCGACGTCGATCACCTCGACGTCGTCGGCGAGCGTCGCGAGCAGGTCGCGCGGCCCGAGCCGGTCGGTGACGACGACGTCGGCGGCCGCCAGGAGTCGCCGCCCTCGACCCGTGACGAGGCCCGGCGCGCCCGGCCCGCCGCCCACGAGGGCCACCCGGCCCGGGCGGCCGGTCGTGCGGCCACGGCGCAGCGGCAGCTCCCCGGCGTCCAGGGCGGCCGCCACGGCGTCGCGCAGCCGGGTGGCGCGGCGCGGGTCACGGCCCGCGTGCACGGCCACGACGACCCCGCCTTCCCCGGGGGTCCCCGTGGCGTCGGATCCGTCGGTGGCGTCGACGGGGACGTCGTCGAGCCGGGCGACGGCGGGCACCCACGCGGTGGCGGCCGCGGCGTCCGAGGCCACCACGCAGAACGTGCGTGCCGCCTCGGCGTCGGCCGCCACGGCCGCGTCGACCTCGGGCACGCCCGTCGCGGTGTGCACGAGCCACGCGCCGTCGAGGTCGCCGGACGCGTACGGGCGGGCCACGTGCTCGACGTCGCCGGACGCCACGAGCGTCGCCAGCGGCTCGGTGAGGTCGGGGGCCACGACGCGCACGCGGGCGCCCGCGTCGAGGAGGCCGCGGGTGCGGCGCGCGGCGACCGGCCCGCCGCCGACGACGACGACGAGCCGGTCGCGCACGCGCAGGCCGAGGGGGTACAGGTCGGTCACGTCTCGATCTTCGCGCAGGAGGGGGTCAGATGTGCAGGCCGCACTCGGTCTTGTCCACGCCCGACCAGCGGCCGGCGCGGGGGTCCTCCCCGGCCGACACCCGCCGGGTGCAGGGCTCGCAGCCGATCGACGGGTAGCCGTCGTTGAGCAGCGGGTTGACCGTCAGCCCGTGCCGCAGCGCGTAGCCGACGAGCTGGTCGTCGCTCCACGCCGCGATCGGGTTGATCTTGACCAGGTTGTTGTTGTGGTCGAACGTCACCAGCGGGGCCTTGGCCCGGGTGCCGGAGTCCGCGCGGCGCAGGCCGGTGGCCCACGCCTCGTAGCCGCCGAGGATCTCGCGCATCGGCTCGACCTTGCGCATGCGGCAGCAGGACTCGGGGTCGCGGGCGAACAGGTCGGCGCCGTACGCCTCGTCCTGCTCGGCGACGCTGAGCCGCGGCCGGACGTCCACCACGGTGACCTCGATGGAGTGCGCGACGGCGTCCCGCGTGCCGAGCGTCTCGGCGAAGTGGTAGCCGGTGTCGCCGAACAGGACGTCGACCCAGGGGAGCTGGCGGCTGACCAGGTACGACAGCACCGAGTCGGTCATGGAGGACGCGACGGCGAGGGAGTCGCCGAACTGCTCGACGGCCCAGGCGATGACGTCCTCGGCCGACGCCTCGTCGGGTGCGCCGATGCCGGAGCCGCCGAGCTCGGCCTGGCCGCGCCGGGCGATCTCGGACAGCTCCGCGATGGACCGCTGCCGGCGTTCGCGCCCGTCGACCCGGGCGTTGCGGCGGGCGCGGGACTGCTCGCGCTGGGCGGCCCGGCGGCGCGCCTCGGCGGCGGCACCGGCGAGCGACGACACGGGGGCGACGGCGGGCGCGGACGTCGGCGCGACGCCGAGGCTGACGGGGACGGCGGTCATACGAGCGCCTCCTCGTCGGCGCGCAGCGCCCACGCGGCGAACGTCTCGCCGTCGGACCGCTGGTCGGCGAACCGGCGCACGACCCGGTCGACGTAGTCCGACAGCTCGGTGGCCGGGACCTTGAGGCCGCGGACCGTCCGGCCCAGGCCTCCGGCGTCCTGCCCGGTGCCGGCGAGGCTGCCGCCCAGGTGCACCTGGAACCCCGGCATCTGCTCGCCGTCCACGGTGATGATCTGGCCCTTGAGGCCGATGTCGGCGGTCTGGATGCGGGCGCACGAGTTGGGGCAGCCGTTGACGTTGAGCGCGATGGGGACGTCCAGCTGCTCGGTGACGTCCGCGAGGCGCTCCTCGAGCTCGTCGATGACGCGCGCCGCGGTGTCCTTGGTGTCGACGATCGCGAGCTTGCAGAACGCGATGCCGGTGCAGGCCATCGTGGAGCGGCGGAACAGCGACGGCCGGGCGGTGAGGCCGAGCGGCTCCAGGCCCTCGACGAGCTCGTCGACGCGGTCCGCGGGCACGCCGAGGATCACGATCTTCTGGTGGGCGGTCAGGCGCGCGGCGTCGGCGCCGACCTTCTCCAGGAGGTCGGCCAGGCCCGACAGCGTGTTGCCGCCCACGCGCCCCACGACGGGTGCGGCGCCGACGTAGTAGCGGCCGTCCTTCTGCTCGTGCACGCCGACGTGGTCGCCCGGCCGCGTGGCGGGTGCCGGGGGCGGGCCGTCGGCGAGCTCGTAGCCCAGGTACTCGTCCTGCAGCACCCGACGGAACTTGGCGGCACCCCAGTCGGCGAGCAGGAACTTCAGGCGCGCCTTGTTGCGCAGACGGCGGTAGCCGTAGTCGCGGAAGACGCTCGCCACGCCCTCCCAGACGGCGGGCGCCTGCTCGGGGGTGACGAACGCCCCGAGGCGCTCGCCCAGCCGGGGCGCGGTGGACAGGCCGCCGCCGACCCACAGGTCGAAGCCGGGGCCCAGCTCGGGGTGCACGACGCCGACCAGCGCGATGTCGTTGATCTCGTGCGCGACGTCCAGGCTGGGGTGGCCGGAGATCGCCGTCTTGAACTTGCGGGGCAGGTTGGCGAGGTCCGGGTTGCCGATGAACCGGCGCTTGATCTCGGAGAT
This Isoptericola jiangsuensis DNA region includes the following protein-coding sequences:
- a CDS encoding nitrite/sulfite reductase is translated as MTTQTTTPDDQAAAAPARPARPARAPRPNGQWKVDGTTPLNHNEEFKQEGPPLEVRERIETIYARDGFDSIPGDDLHGRFRWWGLYTQRKPGIDGGRTATLEPHELEDRYFMLRVRTDGAALSPAALRVLGGISAEFGRGTADISDRQNIQYHWIEVEAMPEIWRRLDSVGLETTTACGDSPRPFLGSPVAGVAADEILDATDVISEIKRRFIGNPDLANLPRKFKTAISGHPSLDVAHEINDIALVGVVHPELGPGFDLWVGGGLSTAPRLGERLGAFVTPEQAPAVWEGVASVFRDYGYRRLRNKARLKFLLADWGAAKFRRVLQDEYLGYELADGPPPAPATRPGDHVGVHEQKDGRYYVGAAPVVGRVGGNTLSGLADLLEKVGADAARLTAHQKIVILGVPADRVDELVEGLEPLGLTARPSLFRRSTMACTGIAFCKLAIVDTKDTAARVIDELEERLADVTEQLDVPIALNVNGCPNSCARIQTADIGLKGQIITVDGEQMPGFQVHLGGSLAGTGQDAGGLGRTVRGLKVPATELSDYVDRVVRRFADQRSDGETFAAWALRADEEALV